One Streptomyces sp. R28 DNA window includes the following coding sequences:
- the carB gene encoding carbamoyl-phosphate synthase large subunit: MPKRTDIQSVLVIGSGPIVIGQAAEFDYSGTQACRILRAEGLRVILVNSNPATIMTDPEIADATYVEPITPEFVEKIIAKERPDALLPTLGGQTALNTAISLHEAGTLEKYGVELIGANVEAINKGEDRDLFKDVVEAVRGKIGHGESARSVICHSMEDVLQGVETLGGYPVVVRPSFTMGGAGSGFAHDEEELRRIAGQGLTLSPTTEVLLEESILGWKEYELELMRDKHDNVVVVCSIENFDPMGVHTGDSITVAPAMTLTDREYQVLRDIGIAVIREVGVDTGGCNIQFAVNPEDGRVIVIEMNPRVSRSSALASKATGFPIAKIAAKLAVGYTLDEIPNDITRETPASFEPTLDYVVVKAPRFAFEKFPSADSTLTTTMKSVGEAMAIGRNFTEAFQKALRSLEKKGSQFTFVGEPGDKTELPREAVRPTDGRINAVMQAIRAGATQEEVFEYTKIDPWFVDQLFLIKEIADELAEAQELTPELLGDAKRHGFSDQQIGEIRGLREDVVREVRHALGIRPVYKTVDTCAAEFAAKTPYFYSSYDEETEVAPREKPAVIILGSGPNRIGQGIEFDYSCVHASFALSDAGYETVMVNCNPETVSTDYDTSDRLYFEPLTLEDVLEIVHAEQQAGPVAGVVVQLGGQTPLGLSQALKDNGVPIVGTSPEAIHAAEDRGAFGRVLAEAGLPAPKHGTATTFAEAKAIADEIGYPVLVRPSYVLGGRGMEIVYDETRLSSYIAESTEISPSRPVLVDRFLDDAIEIDVDALYDGEELYLGGVMEHIEEAGIHSGDSACALPPITLGGFDIKRLRASTEAIAKGVGVRGLINIQFAMAGDILYVLEANPRASRTVPFTSKATAVPLAKAAARISLGATIAELRAEGLLPARGDGGELPLDAPISVKEAVMPWSRFRDIHGRGVDTVLGPEMRSTGEVMGIDSVFGTAYAKSQAGAYGPLPTKGRAFISVANRDKRSMIFPARELVAHGFELLATSGTAEVLRRNGINATVVRKQSEGTGPNGEKTIVQLIHDGEVDLIVNTPYGTGGRLDGYDIRTAAVARSVPCLTTVQALAAAVQGIDALNHGDVGVRSLQEHAEHLTAARD; this comes from the coding sequence GTGCCTAAGCGCACCGATATCCAGTCCGTCCTGGTCATCGGCTCCGGCCCGATCGTCATCGGCCAGGCCGCCGAGTTCGACTACTCCGGCACCCAGGCGTGCCGCATCCTGCGCGCCGAGGGGCTGCGCGTCATCCTCGTCAACTCCAACCCGGCGACGATCATGACCGACCCGGAGATCGCCGACGCCACCTACGTCGAGCCGATCACCCCGGAGTTCGTCGAGAAGATCATCGCCAAGGAGCGCCCGGACGCGCTCCTGCCGACCCTCGGCGGTCAGACGGCCCTCAACACGGCGATCTCGCTGCACGAGGCGGGCACCCTCGAGAAGTACGGCGTCGAGCTGATCGGCGCCAACGTCGAGGCCATCAACAAGGGCGAGGACCGCGACCTCTTCAAGGACGTCGTCGAGGCCGTCCGCGGCAAGATCGGGCACGGCGAGTCCGCCCGCTCGGTCATCTGCCACTCCATGGAGGACGTCCTCCAGGGCGTCGAGACGCTCGGCGGCTACCCGGTCGTCGTCCGCCCCTCCTTCACCATGGGCGGCGCCGGCTCCGGCTTCGCACACGACGAGGAGGAGCTGCGGCGCATCGCCGGCCAGGGCCTGACCCTGTCTCCCACCACCGAGGTGCTCCTGGAGGAGTCCATCCTCGGCTGGAAGGAGTACGAGCTGGAGCTGATGCGCGACAAGCACGACAACGTCGTGGTCGTCTGCTCCATCGAGAACTTCGACCCGATGGGCGTGCACACCGGTGACTCGATCACCGTCGCGCCCGCGATGACGCTCACCGACCGCGAGTACCAGGTCCTGCGCGACATCGGTATCGCCGTGATCCGCGAGGTCGGCGTCGACACCGGTGGGTGCAACATCCAGTTCGCGGTGAACCCCGAGGACGGTCGTGTGATCGTCATCGAGATGAACCCGCGCGTGTCGCGTTCCTCGGCGCTCGCGTCCAAGGCGACCGGCTTCCCGATCGCCAAGATCGCCGCCAAGCTGGCCGTCGGCTACACGCTGGACGAGATCCCGAACGACATCACGCGGGAGACGCCGGCCTCCTTCGAGCCGACGCTCGACTACGTGGTCGTGAAGGCACCGCGCTTCGCCTTCGAGAAGTTCCCGAGCGCCGATTCCACCCTCACGACCACCATGAAGTCGGTCGGCGAGGCCATGGCCATCGGCCGCAACTTCACCGAGGCCTTCCAGAAGGCGCTTCGCTCGCTGGAGAAGAAGGGCAGCCAGTTCACGTTCGTCGGCGAGCCCGGCGACAAGACCGAGCTGCCCCGCGAGGCCGTACGGCCCACCGACGGCCGTATCAACGCGGTCATGCAGGCCATCCGCGCGGGCGCCACGCAGGAGGAGGTCTTCGAGTACACGAAGATCGACCCCTGGTTCGTCGACCAGCTCTTCCTCATCAAGGAGATCGCCGACGAGCTCGCCGAGGCGCAGGAGCTCACCCCCGAGCTGCTCGGAGACGCCAAGCGGCACGGTTTCTCCGACCAGCAGATCGGCGAGATCCGCGGCCTGCGCGAGGACGTCGTGCGCGAGGTGCGGCACGCGCTGGGGATCCGCCCGGTCTACAAGACGGTCGACACCTGCGCCGCCGAGTTCGCCGCCAAGACGCCGTACTTCTACTCCTCGTACGACGAGGAGACGGAGGTCGCCCCGCGTGAGAAGCCGGCCGTCATCATCCTGGGCTCCGGTCCCAACCGCATCGGCCAGGGCATCGAGTTCGACTACTCCTGCGTCCATGCCTCCTTCGCGCTGAGTGACGCCGGGTACGAGACCGTGATGGTCAACTGCAACCCGGAGACCGTCTCCACGGACTACGACACCTCCGACCGCCTGTACTTCGAGCCGCTGACGCTGGAAGACGTGCTGGAGATCGTCCACGCGGAGCAGCAGGCAGGACCGGTCGCGGGTGTGGTCGTGCAGCTCGGTGGCCAGACCCCGCTGGGCCTCTCGCAGGCGCTGAAGGACAACGGCGTGCCGATCGTCGGTACGTCTCCGGAGGCCATCCACGCCGCCGAGGACCGGGGCGCGTTCGGACGCGTCCTCGCGGAGGCCGGTCTCCCGGCCCCCAAGCACGGCACCGCCACCACCTTCGCCGAGGCCAAGGCCATCGCCGACGAGATCGGCTACCCGGTCCTGGTGCGGCCGTCGTACGTCCTCGGCGGGCGCGGCATGGAGATCGTGTACGACGAGACCCGGCTGTCGTCCTACATCGCCGAGTCGACCGAGATCAGCCCCTCCCGTCCGGTCCTCGTGGACCGCTTCCTCGACGACGCGATCGAGATCGACGTCGACGCGCTCTACGACGGCGAGGAGCTGTACCTCGGCGGCGTCATGGAGCACATCGAGGAGGCCGGCATCCACTCCGGCGACTCGGCGTGCGCACTGCCGCCGATCACGCTGGGCGGCTTCGACATCAAGCGCCTGCGCGCCTCGACCGAGGCCATCGCCAAGGGCGTCGGGGTCCGCGGCCTGATCAACATCCAGTTCGCGATGGCCGGCGACATCCTGTACGTCCTGGAGGCCAACCCGCGCGCGTCCCGCACGGTCCCCTTCACCTCCAAGGCGACCGCGGTGCCGCTGGCGAAGGCCGCTGCCCGGATCTCGCTGGGCGCGACCATCGCCGAACTGCGCGCCGAGGGACTGCTTCCGGCGCGCGGTGACGGCGGCGAGCTCCCGCTCGACGCGCCGATCTCCGTCAAGGAGGCCGTCATGCCGTGGTCGCGCTTCCGCGACATCCACGGGCGCGGCGTCGACACGGTCCTCGGCCCGGAGATGCGCTCCACCGGCGAGGTCATGGGCATCGACTCCGTCTTCGGCACGGCGTACGCCAAGTCGCAGGCGGGTGCCTACGGTCCGCTGCCGACCAAGGGCCGCGCCTTCATCTCGGTCGCCAACCGCGACAAGCGCTCGATGATCTTCCCGGCGCGTGAACTGGTCGCCCACGGCTTCGAGTTGCTCGCCACGTCCGGCACGGCCGAGGTCCTCAGGCGCAACGGCATCAACGCCACGGTCGTGCGCAAGCAGTCCGAGGGCACCGGCCCGAACGGTGAGAAGACCATCGTCCAGCTCATCCACGACGGCGAGGTCGACCTCATCGTCAACACCCCGTACGGCACCGGCGGCCGCCTCGACGGCTACGACATCCGTACGGCGGCCGTGGCGCGCTCGGTGCCCTGCCTGACGACGGTTCAGGCACTCGCCGCCGCCGTCCAGGGCATCGACGCCCTCAACCACGGTGATGTGGGCGTCCGTTCGCTCCAGGAACACGCGGAACACCTGACCGCGGCCCGCGACTAG
- the carA gene encoding glutamine-hydrolyzing carbamoyl-phosphate synthase small subunit → MTTSIQGTASPRHKAAPAVLVLEDGRIFRGRAYGAVGVTFGEAVFSTGMTGYQETLTDPSYHRQVVVMTAPHVGNTGVNDEDPESKQIWVAGYVVRDPARVPSNWRSRRSLDDELRHQGVVGISGIDTRALTRHLRERGAMRVGIFSGNALPDEGTMLAEVRQAPEMKGADLSAEVATKETYVVPAIGEKKFTVAAVDLGIKGMTPHRMAERGIEVHVLPATATAEDVYAVNPDGVFFSNGPGDPATADHPVSVMQAVLERGTPLFGICFGNQILGRALGFGTYKLKYGHRGINQPVQDRTTGKVEVTAHNHGFAVNAPLDKVSDTPYGRAEVSHVCLNDQVVEGLQLLDRPAFSVQYHPEAAAGPHDAAYLFDRFVSLMEGQRA, encoded by the coding sequence ATGACGACCTCCATCCAGGGGACCGCCTCGCCGAGGCACAAGGCGGCTCCCGCCGTACTCGTCCTGGAGGACGGCCGGATCTTCCGCGGCCGCGCCTACGGGGCCGTGGGGGTGACCTTCGGCGAGGCCGTGTTCTCCACCGGCATGACCGGCTACCAGGAGACCCTCACCGACCCGTCGTACCACCGCCAGGTCGTCGTGATGACCGCCCCGCACGTCGGCAACACCGGCGTCAACGACGAGGACCCGGAGTCCAAGCAGATCTGGGTCGCCGGGTACGTCGTGCGCGACCCCGCGCGCGTGCCGTCCAACTGGCGCTCCCGGCGCTCGCTGGACGACGAGCTGCGCCACCAGGGCGTCGTCGGGATCTCCGGCATCGACACGCGCGCGCTGACCCGCCACCTGCGTGAGCGCGGCGCCATGCGCGTCGGCATCTTCTCCGGCAACGCGCTGCCCGACGAGGGCACCATGCTCGCCGAGGTGCGCCAGGCCCCCGAGATGAAGGGCGCCGACCTCTCCGCCGAGGTGGCCACCAAGGAGACGTACGTCGTCCCCGCGATCGGCGAGAAGAAGTTCACTGTCGCCGCCGTCGACCTCGGCATCAAGGGCATGACCCCGCACCGGATGGCCGAGCGCGGCATCGAGGTGCACGTGCTGCCGGCCACGGCGACCGCCGAGGACGTGTACGCCGTGAACCCCGACGGTGTGTTCTTCTCCAACGGCCCGGGCGACCCGGCCACCGCCGACCACCCGGTCTCCGTCATGCAGGCGGTCCTGGAGCGCGGCACCCCGCTCTTCGGTATCTGCTTCGGCAACCAGATCCTGGGCCGTGCGCTCGGCTTCGGCACCTACAAGCTGAAGTACGGCCACCGCGGCATCAACCAGCCGGTGCAGGACCGCACGACCGGCAAGGTCGAGGTCACCGCACACAACCACGGCTTCGCCGTGAACGCCCCGCTCGACAAGGTCTCCGACACCCCCTACGGCCGCGCCGAGGTCTCCCACGTCTGCCTGAACGACCAGGTGGTCGAGGGACTCCAGCTCCTCGACCGCCCGGCCTTCAGCGTCCAGTACCACCCCGAAGCGGCAGCGGGCCCGCACGACGCCGCCTACCTGTTCGACCGCTTCGTATCCCTGATGGAGGGCCAGCGTGCCTAA
- a CDS encoding dihydroorotase, with protein MSKILIRGAKVLGGDAQDVLIDGSLIEAVGTGLSDEGAQVVEAAGKMLLPGLVDLHTHLREPGREDSETVLTGTRAAASGGYTAVFAMANTFPVADTAGVVEQVYRLGQEHGYCDVQPIGAVTVGLEGKKLAELGAMHESAAGVTVFSDDGKCVDDAVIMRRALEYVKAFGGVVAQHAQEPRLTEGAQMNEGVVSAELGLGGWPAVAEESIIARDVLLAEHVGSRVHICHLSTAGSVEIVRWAKSRGIDVTAEVTPHHLLLTDELVRTYNPVYKVNPPLRTERDVLALREALADGTIDIVATDHAPHPHEDKDCEWAAAAMGMVGLETALSVVQETMVDTGLLTWAGVAERMSFKPAEIGQAKGHGRPVSAGEPANLTLVDTEYRGSVDPAGFASRSRNTPYQGRELPGRVTHTWLRGKATLVDGKLT; from the coding sequence ATGAGCAAGATCCTGATCCGTGGTGCGAAGGTGCTCGGCGGCGACGCACAGGACGTTCTGATCGACGGTTCGCTGATCGAGGCCGTCGGCACCGGGCTGTCCGACGAGGGCGCCCAGGTCGTCGAGGCGGCGGGCAAGATGCTGTTGCCGGGCCTCGTCGACCTGCACACCCACCTGCGTGAGCCCGGCCGCGAGGACTCCGAGACCGTGCTGACCGGCACGCGCGCGGCGGCGAGCGGTGGCTACACGGCCGTGTTCGCCATGGCCAACACCTTCCCCGTCGCCGACACCGCCGGTGTGGTCGAGCAGGTCTACCGGCTCGGCCAGGAGCACGGTTACTGCGATGTGCAGCCCATCGGCGCCGTCACCGTCGGCCTGGAGGGCAAGAAGCTCGCCGAGCTGGGGGCCATGCACGAGTCGGCCGCCGGTGTCACCGTCTTCTCCGACGACGGCAAGTGCGTCGACGACGCCGTGATCATGCGCCGGGCGCTGGAGTACGTGAAGGCCTTCGGCGGTGTCGTCGCCCAGCACGCGCAGGAGCCGCGGCTGACCGAGGGCGCGCAGATGAACGAGGGTGTCGTCTCGGCCGAGCTGGGTCTCGGCGGCTGGCCCGCGGTGGCCGAAGAATCGATCATCGCCCGGGATGTCCTGCTCGCCGAACACGTCGGCTCGCGCGTCCACATCTGCCACCTGTCGACCGCCGGGTCGGTGGAGATCGTGCGCTGGGCGAAGTCCCGGGGCATCGACGTCACCGCCGAGGTGACCCCGCACCACCTGCTGCTGACGGACGAGCTGGTGCGTACGTACAACCCGGTCTACAAGGTGAACCCGCCGCTGCGCACCGAGCGCGACGTGCTCGCCCTGCGCGAGGCGCTCGCCGACGGCACGATCGACATCGTCGCCACCGACCACGCCCCGCACCCGCACGAGGACAAGGACTGCGAGTGGGCCGCGGCCGCCATGGGCATGGTCGGCCTGGAGACCGCGCTGTCGGTGGTGCAGGAGACCATGGTGGACACCGGGCTCCTCACCTGGGCCGGGGTCGCCGAGCGCATGTCCTTCAAGCCCGCCGAGATCGGGCAGGCGAAGGGCCACGGCCGTCCCGTCTCGGCTGGTGAGCCCGCCAACCTCACGCTCGTCGACACGGAATACCGTGGGTCCGTGGACCCCGCGGGCTTCGCCTCGCGCAGCCGCAACACTCCGTACCAGGGGCGTGAGCTGCCGGGCCGTGTCACGCACACGTGGCTCCGGGGCAAGGCCACGCTCGTCGACGGGAAGCTCACGTGA
- a CDS encoding aspartate carbamoyltransferase catalytic subunit — protein sequence MQRHLISAADLTRDDAVLILDTAEEMARVADRPIKKLPTLRGRTVVNLFFEDSTRTRISFEAAEKRLSADVINFSAKGSSVSKGESLKDTAQTLEAMGVDAVVIRHGASGAPYRLANSGWIDAAVINAGDGTHQHPTQALLDAFTMRRRLVGRDAGLGQDLAGKRITLVGDVLHSRVARSNVDLLHTLGAEVTLVAPPTLVPVGVGAWPCEVSYDLDSTLPKSDAVMMLRVQRERMNAAFFPTEREYSRRYGLDGDRMAKMPEHAIVMHPGPMVRGMEITAEVADSERCTAIEQVANGVSIRMAVLYLLLGGNEPALTHARTTEEK from the coding sequence ATGCAGCGTCATCTCATCTCGGCCGCCGACCTCACCCGCGACGACGCCGTCCTGATCCTCGACACCGCCGAGGAGATGGCCCGGGTCGCCGACCGGCCGATCAAGAAGCTGCCGACCCTGCGCGGCCGCACCGTCGTCAACCTCTTCTTCGAGGACTCCACGCGCACGCGTATCTCCTTCGAGGCCGCCGAGAAGCGGCTGTCGGCGGACGTCATCAACTTCTCGGCCAAGGGGTCGAGCGTCTCCAAGGGCGAGTCCCTGAAGGACACCGCCCAGACCCTGGAGGCCATGGGCGTCGACGCCGTCGTCATCCGGCACGGCGCCTCCGGAGCGCCGTACCGCCTCGCCAACTCCGGCTGGATCGACGCGGCCGTCATCAACGCCGGCGACGGCACCCACCAGCACCCCACCCAGGCCCTGTTGGACGCCTTCACCATGCGCCGCCGCCTGGTCGGCCGGGACGCCGGGCTCGGCCAGGACCTCGCGGGCAAGCGCATCACGCTCGTCGGCGACGTCCTGCACAGCCGCGTCGCCCGCTCCAACGTCGACCTGCTGCACACCCTCGGCGCGGAGGTCACCCTCGTCGCCCCGCCGACCCTGGTGCCGGTCGGCGTCGGGGCCTGGCCCTGCGAGGTGTCGTACGACCTCGACAGCACGCTGCCCAAGTCCGACGCGGTGATGATGCTGCGCGTGCAGCGCGAGCGCATGAACGCCGCGTTCTTCCCGACCGAGCGCGAGTACTCGCGGCGCTACGGCCTCGACGGCGACCGCATGGCCAAGATGCCCGAGCACGCCATCGTGATGCACCCCGGCCCGATGGTCCGCGGCATGGAGATCACCGCCGAGGTCGCCGACTCGGAGCGCTGCACCGCCATCGAGCAGGTCGCAAACGGAGTGTCCATCCGGATGGCCGTTCTGTATCTGCTGCTCGGGGGCAACGAACCCGCCCTCACCCACGCCCGTACCACCGAGGAGAAGTAA
- the pyrR gene encoding bifunctional pyr operon transcriptional regulator/uracil phosphoribosyltransferase PyrR, whose product MDKQQDAQASDARPVLEGPDIARVLTRIAHEIVERAKGADDVVLLGIPTRGVFLAQRLAVKLEQITERKIPVGSLDITMYRDDLRMHPPRALARTEIPGDGIDGRLVVLVDDVLFSGRTIRAALDALNDIGRPRAVQLAVLVDRGHRELPIRADYVGKNLPTSLRETVKVQLAEEDGRDTVLLGAKQTSQ is encoded by the coding sequence ATGGACAAGCAGCAGGACGCGCAAGCGTCCGATGCACGGCCCGTCCTCGAAGGCCCTGACATTGCGCGGGTCTTGACCCGCATCGCCCACGAGATCGTCGAGCGCGCCAAGGGCGCCGACGACGTGGTGCTCCTCGGCATTCCGACCCGCGGCGTCTTCCTCGCCCAGCGGCTCGCCGTCAAGCTCGAGCAGATCACCGAGCGCAAGATCCCGGTCGGCTCGCTCGACATCACCATGTACCGCGACGACCTGCGCATGCATCCGCCGCGTGCGCTGGCCCGCACCGAGATCCCCGGTGACGGCATCGACGGCCGCCTCGTCGTCCTCGTCGACGACGTCCTCTTCTCCGGCCGCACCATCCGCGCCGCCCTCGACGCCCTGAACGACATCGGCCGTCCGCGCGCGGTCCAGCTCGCGGTCCTCGTCGACCGCGGCCACCGCGAACTGCCCATCCGCGCCGACTACGTCGGCAAGAACCTCCCCACGTCGCTGCGGGAGACGGTCAAGGTCCAGCTCGCCGAGGAGGACGGTCGCGACACCGTGCTGCTCGGTGCGAAGCAGACCTCCCAGTAG
- the bldD gene encoding transcriptional regulator BldD yields the protein MSSEYAKQLGAKLRAIRTQQGLSLHGVEEKSQGRWKAVVVGSYERGDRAVTVQRLAELADFYGVPVQELLPGTTPGGAAEPPPKLVLDLERLAHVPAEKAGPLQRYAATIQSQRGDYNGKVLSIRQDDLRTLAVIYDQSPSVLTEQLISWGVLDADARRAVSHAEES from the coding sequence ATGTCCAGCGAATACGCCAAACAGCTCGGGGCCAAGCTCCGGGCCATCCGCACCCAGCAGGGCCTTTCCCTCCACGGTGTCGAGGAAAAGTCCCAGGGACGCTGGAAGGCCGTCGTGGTCGGTTCGTACGAGCGCGGCGACCGCGCCGTGACCGTGCAGCGCCTCGCGGAGCTGGCGGATTTCTACGGCGTTCCGGTGCAGGAGCTGCTGCCGGGCACCACCCCGGGCGGCGCCGCCGAGCCGCCGCCGAAGCTGGTCCTGGACCTGGAGCGGCTGGCCCACGTGCCGGCCGAGAAGGCGGGCCCCCTGCAGCGCTATGCGGCGACCATCCAGTCGCAGCGCGGCGACTACAACGGCAAGGTGCTCTCGATCCGCCAGGACGACCTGCGCACCCTTGCCGTCATTTACGACCAGTCCCCCTCGGTTCTCACCGAGCAGCTGATCAGCTGGGGCGTGCTGGACGCGGACGCGCGTCGCGCGGTCTCCCACGCCGAGGAGAGCTGA
- the nusB gene encoding transcription antitermination factor NusB — MAARNTARKRAFQILFEGDQRGADVLTVLADWIRLSRADTRQPPVSEYTMQLIEGYAQHAKRIDELIAQYSVGWTLDRMPVVDRNILRLGAYELIWVDETPDAVVLDEMVQLAKEFSTDESPSFVNGLLGRLKDLKPSLRRDEA, encoded by the coding sequence GTGGCTGCCCGCAACACGGCCCGCAAGCGCGCCTTCCAGATCCTCTTCGAGGGCGACCAGCGCGGGGCCGACGTCCTGACGGTCCTCGCGGACTGGATCCGGCTCTCCCGGGCCGACACCCGGCAGCCGCCGGTGAGCGAGTACACGATGCAGCTGATCGAGGGCTACGCGCAGCATGCGAAGCGCATCGACGAGCTGATCGCGCAGTACTCGGTCGGCTGGACGCTCGACCGGATGCCGGTCGTGGACCGCAACATCCTGCGCCTCGGTGCCTACGAGCTGATCTGGGTCGACGAGACGCCGGACGCGGTCGTGCTCGACGAGATGGTTCAGCTGGCCAAGGAGTTCTCCACGGACGAGTCGCCCTCGTTCGTCAACGGGCTGCTCGGCCGGCTCAAGGACCTGAAGCCCTCGCTGCGCCGGGACGAGGCGTAA
- the efp gene encoding elongation factor P has translation MASTNDLKNGMVLKLEGGQLWSVVEFQHVKPGKGPAFVRTKLKNVLSGKVVDKTFNAGVKVETATVDKRDMQFSYMDGEYFVFMDMETYDQLMVDRKAVGDAANFLIEGFTATVAQHEGEVLFVELPAAVELVIQETEPGVQGDRSTGGTKPATLETGHQINVPLFITTGEKIKVDTRTSDYLGRVNS, from the coding sequence GTGGCTTCCACGAACGACCTCAAGAACGGCATGGTGCTCAAGCTCGAAGGCGGCCAGCTCTGGTCCGTCGTCGAGTTCCAGCACGTCAAGCCCGGCAAGGGCCCGGCCTTCGTGCGCACCAAGCTCAAGAACGTGCTCTCCGGGAAGGTCGTCGACAAGACCTTCAACGCCGGCGTGAAGGTCGAGACGGCCACCGTCGACAAGCGCGACATGCAGTTCTCGTACATGGACGGCGAGTACTTCGTCTTCATGGACATGGAGACCTACGACCAGCTCATGGTCGACCGCAAGGCCGTCGGCGACGCCGCCAACTTCCTGATCGAGGGCTTCACCGCCACCGTCGCGCAGCACGAGGGCGAGGTGCTCTTCGTCGAGCTGCCGGCCGCCGTCGAGCTCGTCATCCAGGAGACCGAGCCGGGTGTCCAGGGCGACCGCTCCACCGGCGGCACCAAGCCCGCCACCCTGGAGACCGGTCACCAGATCAACGTCCCGCTCTTCATCACCACCGGTGAGAAGATCAAGGTCGACACCCGCACCAGCGACTACCTCGGCCGGGTGAACAGCTAA